A window of the Erpetoichthys calabaricus chromosome 10, fErpCal1.3, whole genome shotgun sequence genome harbors these coding sequences:
- the LOC127529320 gene encoding uncharacterized protein LOC127529320 codes for MVQAETSQVLRTIRTVFTAIERNILEGSVIDSDTKNLLQNAKHNFDRISSALPENIRVQLTDCFEDLIPRIERYDARNSPPVINNFLATRIKGGQFGLPKVEISKEQLKLLISQGYTGKRIAEHIGCSASYIFKRLKTEGLSPRQKFSSIADNELDEECKRLQASCPNAGSEMMSGMLRARGIHVQRDRLRRTLARLDPVGTAQRWSQTVQRRSYHAVSPNSIWHIDSHMKLIRWGFVVHGAIDGFSRLIPYLSCATNNSSSTVLQTFCRGALQYGLPLRVRSDQGTENVQVALLMNAIRGLHHGSHITGLSVHNQRIERLWRDVFQQVLFPIYKEFYEMEDNGILEEGNSLHKGCLQYVYYSTINQRLEMFREGWNKHRIRTEHNRTPEQIWFDSLSTISHQTSLSDMNTQQFRESLIEHLQRIGASFSDDAYMESQETFNPLEMSVQNLQILQDAIQLETNLKDKYACCVQKANELLTDTQT; via the exons ATGGTGCAGGCAGAGACTTCTCAAGTTCTTAGGACTATTAGAACTGTGTTCACTGCAATAGAAAGAAATATTCTGGAAGGGTCTGTGATTGATTCTGATACTAAGAATttattgcaaaatgcaaaacacaactTTGATAGAATTTCATCGGCATTACCAGAAAATATTAGAGTACAATTGACAGATTGTTTTGAGGATTTGATACCACGAATTGAAAGATACGATGCCAGAAACTCTCCACCAGTTATCAACAACTTTCTTGCTACACGCATTAAAGGAG GTCAGTTTGGTTTGCCAAAAGTTGAAATCTCTAAAGAACAACTGAAGCTATTAATTTCACAAGGATACACAGGGAAAAGAATTGCAGAACACATAGGATGTTCTGCATCTTATATTTTTAAACGCCTGAAAACTGAGGGTCTGTCACCAAGACAGAAATTCAGCAGTATAGCAGATAATGAACTGGATGAAGAATGCAAAAGACTACAAGCAAGTTGTCCAAATGCCGGTTCTGAG aTGATGTCAGGAATGCTAAGAGCAAGGGGAATACATGTGCAAAGGGACAGACTTCGACGCACATTGGCTAGACTTGACCCAGTTGGCACTGCTCAGAGATGGTCACAAACTGTTCAAAGAAGGTCATACCATGCCGTCTCACCTAACAGTATATGGCACATTGACAGTCACATGAAGCTTATAAG GTGGGGCTTTGTTGTACATGGTGCTATCGATGGCTTTTCCCGTCTAATACCTTATTTAAGTTGTGCTACAAATAATTCTTCATCCACGGTGCTACAGACTTTCTGCAGGGGTGCTCTACAGTATGGATTACCATTAAGAGTGAGGTCTGACCAAGGCACAGAAAATGTTCAGGTAGCACTGCTTATGAATGCCATCAGAGGATTACACCATGGCAGCCATATAACTGGACTTTCTGTCCACAACCAGAGAATTGAAAGGCTATGGAGAGATGTATTTCAACAGGTTCTCTTCCCCATCTACAAAGAATTTTATGAAATGGAAGATAATGGAATACTTGAAGAAGGCAACAGTTTACACAAAGGATGTCTACAATATGTTTACTACTCAACAATTAATCAAAGATTGGAAATGTTCAGAGAAGGCTGGAATAAACATAGAATTAGAACTGAACACAACAGAACACCGGAACAAATATGGTTTGATAGCTTGTCCACTATATCTCACCAAACAAGTCTGTCTGACATGAATACACAACAGTTTAGAGAGAGTTTAATAGAACATTTACAAAGAATAGGTGCATCATTTTCAGATGATGCATATATGGAGTCTCAGGAGACATTCAACCCACTTGAAATGTCTGTCCAAAATCTACAGATACTACAAGATGCTATTCAGCtagaaacaaatttaaaagataaatatgCATGTTGTGTTCAAAAGGCCAATGAGCTATTAACAGATACCCAAACATAG